One genomic window of Bacillus mycoides includes the following:
- a CDS encoding DUF1540 domain-containing protein → MPEVKCSVSNCSFWGQGNLCQASAIVVQPDAQEASQIENSSYTSAALTNETLESSVTTSVETCCHTFKPKY, encoded by the coding sequence ATGCCAGAAGTGAAATGCTCTGTTTCCAATTGTTCATTTTGGGGACAAGGTAACCTTTGTCAAGCAAGTGCAATCGTTGTTCAACCTGATGCACAAGAAGCAAGTCAAATTGAAAACAGTTCGTATACAAGCGCCGCTTTAACAAACGAGACGCTAGAAAGCTCTGTAACAACGAGTGTAGAGACTTGTTGTCATACATTTAAACCGAAATATTAA
- a CDS encoding thioredoxin family protein, whose translation MKKMLIFGGIIIALFAAIFAVTQMEEKNASTSQKIDNATSQSDGPDYYTNKISLSDLKKNLKEKKEETVYFYQTSCVHCQKLSPIVVPMAKDLNVDMKVMDIEKLDAPWDEYKIKGTPTIIHFKDGKEVSRISGEQPEDKLKEWLEQTKK comes from the coding sequence ATGAAAAAAATGCTTATATTTGGTGGTATTATTATCGCCTTGTTTGCAGCAATTTTCGCTGTAACACAAATGGAAGAAAAAAATGCTTCAACAAGCCAAAAAATTGATAACGCTACTAGTCAATCAGATGGTCCTGACTACTACACAAACAAAATTTCTCTTTCAGATCTCAAAAAGAATTTAAAAGAGAAAAAAGAAGAAACAGTATACTTTTATCAAACATCTTGCGTTCATTGCCAAAAATTATCTCCTATCGTAGTACCAATGGCTAAAGACTTGAATGTTGATATGAAAGTTATGGATATTGAAAAATTAGATGCTCCTTGGGATGAATATAAAATTAAAGGTACTCCAACAATCATTCATTTTAAAGATGGTAAAGAAGTGAGCCGTATTAGCGGCGAACAACCGGAAGACAAATTAAAAGAATGGCTTGAGCAAACGAAGAAATAA
- a CDS encoding disulfide oxidoreductase: MGREKKQEYALFTAWGASFIATLGSLYFSEIMKFEPCVLCWYQRIFMYPFVLWLGIAVVKKDYRIASYSLPIASIGACISLYHYAIQKLSALSAAGAACGRVPCTGEYINWFGFVTIPFLALIGFITIAICSFIVIKNK; the protein is encoded by the coding sequence ATGGGACGAGAAAAAAAGCAAGAGTATGCTTTATTTACTGCATGGGGAGCTTCTTTTATTGCTACGCTAGGTAGCCTATACTTTTCCGAAATCATGAAATTTGAACCTTGTGTCCTTTGCTGGTATCAACGTATCTTTATGTATCCATTCGTTTTATGGCTCGGCATTGCTGTAGTAAAAAAAGATTATCGTATTGCAAGTTATTCCTTACCAATTGCAAGTATTGGTGCTTGTATTTCTTTATATCATTATGCAATTCAAAAACTTTCAGCACTATCAGCTGCAGGAGCAGCTTGCGGACGCGTACCTTGTACGGGAGAATACATAAACTGGTTCGGCTTTGTGACAATCCCGTTTTTAGCTCTTATTGGCTTTATCACAATCGCTATTTGCAGCTTTATTGTAATTAAAAACAAATAA
- a CDS encoding YhdB family protein has translation MQTYNDYDKALYYTYCCNWDKLLVLMVQTNDQLFSKRIEHFLHAYQYSKELPEVDKQLQLLFQYIDHASQKSHVEEVVEQIQM, from the coding sequence GTGCAAACATATAACGACTATGACAAAGCTCTCTATTACACGTATTGCTGTAATTGGGATAAACTACTCGTTTTAATGGTTCAAACGAATGATCAACTATTTTCTAAGCGTATTGAACACTTTTTACACGCTTATCAATACAGTAAAGAATTACCAGAAGTTGACAAACAATTGCAGCTCCTATTTCAATATATTGACCATGCATCCCAGAAGTCACATGTAGAAGAAGTAGTAGAGCAAATTCAAATGTAA
- a CDS encoding PCYCGC domain-containing protein has protein sequence MKKYVFSLLVVLSLILTGCGSTGTNEKKSSESKEEHDHAAHTQQADIQEKTKGVDTLPAFLDKLDPQMKEIYTVAGQNAELLDWIPCYCGCGESVGHKNNKNCFIREIKKNGEVVWDSHATTCVNCLEIAVESASMKQKGKSTLEIRNYIDNKYKEGYGKPTPTPMPKA, from the coding sequence ATGAAGAAATATGTATTTTCTTTACTTGTAGTACTGAGCTTAATTCTTACTGGATGCGGGAGTACTGGTACAAATGAAAAAAAATCTTCTGAATCAAAAGAAGAGCATGACCATGCAGCACATACTCAGCAAGCTGACATTCAAGAAAAGACAAAAGGAGTCGACACACTTCCGGCCTTCCTAGACAAACTTGATCCACAAATGAAAGAAATCTATACTGTCGCTGGACAAAATGCTGAACTATTAGATTGGATTCCTTGTTACTGCGGTTGTGGTGAAAGTGTAGGACATAAAAATAATAAAAATTGCTTTATTCGTGAAATCAAAAAGAATGGTGAAGTTGTTTGGGATTCCCATGCAACAACTTGTGTAAATTGCTTAGAAATCGCAGTTGAATCTGCTTCGATGAAACAAAAAGGAAAATCAACGCTTGAAATTCGTAATTATATTGATAATAAATACAAAGAAGGATATGGGAAACCAACACCTACGCCAATGCCAAAAGCTTAA
- a CDS encoding GerAB/ArcD/ProY family transporter, translating into MAEQNKKNTVSPYFVFLLLHSLQIGVGVLGYQRIIAQYAGYDAWISLIIAGIATHIVLFCMLKMLEKDNDLINIHMTCFGKWLGTFLSVCFTLYLLLFCLTVLRTYIEIIQVWVFPTIKPWKLTLLFLLVTYYVIKGGFRSVTGICFWGTVLPFFVVLFLAFPMKYAHFRNILPILTHSPIDILTSAKSSVLEFLGFEAILIFYPFIEKGKSLKKWAHGGIAFSTILYVLLAIISFMYYSQGQLHHTIWPTLTMLKIIKIPFIQRFEYIIIFVWFLIILPNLCVTIWSSCRTIKCSFRIPFKITLPLFITIVFISSLFFTNRESINTLNTVLSQAGLYIVYAYIPILFLFHSLRWRFKNKSKESSTDTP; encoded by the coding sequence ATGGCTGAGCAAAATAAAAAGAATACTGTTTCTCCTTATTTCGTATTTCTTTTATTACACTCCCTTCAAATCGGAGTAGGTGTATTAGGATATCAACGAATTATTGCGCAATATGCTGGCTATGATGCCTGGATTTCCCTTATTATTGCAGGTATTGCAACTCATATCGTATTATTTTGTATGCTTAAAATGTTAGAAAAAGATAATGATTTAATTAATATTCATATGACATGTTTCGGAAAGTGGCTTGGTACCTTTCTTTCCGTTTGTTTCACCTTATACCTTCTATTATTTTGTCTTACAGTTCTTCGTACATATATTGAGATCATTCAAGTGTGGGTCTTTCCTACAATTAAACCATGGAAATTAACTTTATTATTTTTACTCGTGACTTACTATGTTATAAAAGGCGGATTCCGCTCTGTAACAGGAATATGTTTTTGGGGCACTGTATTACCGTTTTTTGTAGTACTATTTTTAGCCTTCCCGATGAAATACGCACATTTCCGCAACATTTTACCTATTCTCACTCATTCACCCATAGACATTCTAACTTCGGCCAAATCTTCTGTATTAGAATTTCTTGGGTTCGAAGCAATCCTTATCTTTTATCCTTTTATTGAAAAAGGAAAATCTCTAAAGAAATGGGCGCATGGCGGCATAGCCTTCTCAACCATTCTATATGTACTCTTGGCAATCATTTCTTTTATGTACTATAGCCAAGGGCAATTGCATCATACCATTTGGCCTACATTAACGATGTTAAAAATTATTAAAATTCCCTTTATTCAGCGATTTGAATACATAATTATTTTCGTATGGTTCCTTATTATTTTACCTAACCTTTGTGTAACGATTTGGTCTTCTTGTCGTACTATTAAATGTTCTTTTCGCATACCATTTAAAATTACATTGCCACTTTTTATCACAATTGTATTTATTTCATCCCTATTTTTTACAAACCGTGAGAGTATCAATACATTAAATACAGTACTATCTCAAGCAGGTTTATATATTGTATACGCTTATATCCCAATCTTATTTCTATTCCATTCACTACGATGGCGCTTCAAAAATAAGTCGAAAGAATCTTCAACCGACACACCATGA
- a CDS encoding Ger(x)C family spore germination protein, with product MKKILLCFTMILFTFQSGCTQSNIVDTQRIIHVSGFDITKDNKFRGTILYPDYTKDVQSKPETQSTTANTIETISSQLNAKSPHTIAIGQMRVALFGKSFGERGLGNVINNLQRDPNIGRDVQLALVDGSTEELLKHVKTNGSLYLADLLEQNIETETIPRTALNIFLYNFYSSGGDPFLPYIEIDEDKSASIKGIAFLKKDKVAMYTDKKGSFLLKLLINPTKNGRYEVPIRQGKHKGLIATQNLSGKSVCDVSQNGSMPKVHIHLKLNGLIKNTPDWLDLSKKENITYVKKHVEKTLERHLKELIKQFQEKDIDPVGIREEIRSHSRKWSMKQIQEMYPSVDVAVNVQVNIVQSGIGE from the coding sequence ATGAAAAAGATTTTACTATGCTTTACTATGATCCTTTTTACTTTCCAATCAGGTTGTACGCAATCGAACATAGTGGATACACAGCGAATTATTCATGTAAGTGGATTTGATATAACGAAAGACAATAAATTTCGCGGGACAATTCTCTATCCAGATTATACAAAGGACGTACAATCAAAACCAGAAACTCAATCAACTACTGCAAATACAATTGAAACAATCTCTTCACAGCTAAACGCCAAATCACCACATACTATCGCCATAGGTCAAATGCGTGTTGCCCTATTCGGAAAATCATTTGGTGAACGCGGGCTTGGTAATGTTATTAACAACTTACAACGTGACCCTAACATCGGCCGAGATGTACAGCTAGCACTTGTAGATGGATCAACAGAAGAACTTCTCAAGCATGTTAAAACAAATGGATCGCTCTATCTTGCTGATTTACTTGAGCAAAATATAGAAACTGAAACGATTCCTCGGACCGCTTTAAATATTTTTTTGTATAACTTTTATTCATCAGGGGGCGATCCATTTCTTCCCTATATTGAAATTGACGAAGACAAATCAGCTTCTATTAAAGGAATCGCTTTTTTAAAAAAAGATAAAGTGGCTATGTATACAGATAAAAAGGGCTCTTTTTTATTAAAATTACTCATTAATCCAACTAAAAATGGACGTTACGAAGTTCCGATACGTCAAGGTAAACATAAAGGATTAATCGCCACTCAAAACTTATCTGGAAAAAGTGTTTGTGACGTTTCTCAAAATGGTAGTATGCCGAAAGTTCACATCCACTTAAAACTAAATGGACTCATAAAAAATACTCCTGATTGGCTTGATTTATCTAAAAAGGAGAATATAACTTACGTAAAAAAACATGTAGAAAAAACACTTGAAAGACATTTAAAGGAATTAATAAAACAATTCCAAGAAAAAGATATTGATCCAGTAGGTATACGTGAAGAAATTCGTAGTCACTCAAGAAAATGGAGTATGAAACAAATTCAAGAAATGTACCCTAGCGTAGACGTTGCTGTTAATGTGCAAGTTAATATCGTACAATCTGGTATCGGAGAATAA
- a CDS encoding spore germination protein: MFRFSSKKNKKTICSIPEFIQTMKGSSDFVSYNIVEDGTLCLFYYKSTAESLLINRFILTPIKRELDHIENISDIANIVTLEEIITGPSIDDIREKLLSGYVLVQLKNDSQIAEYALIRAESSVLGTRLYNDTENEYSVIGPKVGFVENIDTNIHLLRRNIVTEQLVFKEVIVGSISKTKVVVAYIEGITNEQHVNTAMQRLQDIDFDVPFDATMIEQFISDNSNSPFPVLLPTERLDRSVFALINGGVVILTDGSPYALAGPATLLDFFVSPEDYYLPWVAGSFLRMVRFFGAAFSLFSSAIYTAILTYHYQMIPADLLGPIIYSRANVPFPPVLEALFLEITIELLREAGARLPTKVGQTIGIVGGIVIGQASVEAALTSTILLIAVALSALASFTTPTVKMSSTIRLLRFPLIVLAGAFGGLGLIVGFVFILAHLIRLKSLGSPYLLPLYPFRGVKTAEGLLRLPFSQTAARASFLRPKTKWRYNPEKAKTKRDGEKK; the protein is encoded by the coding sequence ATGTTTCGTTTTTCGTCTAAAAAGAATAAAAAAACAATCTGTTCCATTCCAGAATTTATTCAAACTATGAAAGGGTCTAGTGATTTCGTTTCTTATAACATCGTAGAAGATGGGACGTTATGTTTGTTTTATTATAAATCTACAGCCGAATCACTCCTCATTAATCGATTCATTTTAACACCTATAAAAAGAGAATTAGATCACATTGAAAATATAAGCGATATAGCAAATATCGTCACACTCGAGGAGATTATCACCGGCCCTTCTATTGATGATATTCGTGAAAAATTATTAAGTGGGTATGTACTTGTACAGTTAAAAAATGATTCTCAAATCGCAGAATATGCACTTATTCGTGCTGAAAGTTCAGTTTTAGGTACACGGTTATATAACGATACAGAGAATGAATATAGTGTCATCGGTCCAAAAGTCGGGTTCGTTGAGAATATCGATACAAATATACACTTACTTCGGCGAAATATCGTAACAGAACAATTAGTTTTCAAAGAAGTTATAGTTGGTTCTATATCAAAAACAAAAGTCGTAGTTGCTTACATCGAAGGCATTACGAATGAGCAGCACGTTAATACTGCGATGCAGCGCCTACAAGACATTGACTTTGATGTTCCTTTCGATGCAACTATGATTGAACAGTTTATTAGCGATAATAGTAACTCTCCCTTCCCTGTTTTACTACCTACAGAGCGGTTAGATCGTTCTGTTTTTGCATTAATTAATGGAGGAGTCGTCATTTTAACAGACGGTTCACCTTATGCATTAGCCGGACCGGCGACGTTACTCGATTTTTTTGTCTCTCCAGAAGATTATTATTTACCATGGGTAGCAGGCTCATTTCTTCGAATGGTGCGTTTTTTCGGAGCGGCATTCTCTTTATTTTCTTCAGCTATTTATACAGCTATATTAACGTATCACTATCAAATGATTCCTGCTGATTTACTTGGACCAATCATTTATTCAAGAGCGAATGTACCGTTCCCCCCTGTTTTAGAAGCCCTATTTTTAGAAATTACAATTGAGTTACTTCGCGAAGCAGGGGCACGATTACCGACAAAAGTTGGACAAACAATCGGTATTGTTGGGGGAATTGTAATTGGACAAGCATCTGTTGAGGCTGCTTTAACGAGCACTATTTTATTAATTGCGGTTGCATTATCTGCACTCGCGTCTTTTACAACACCGACGGTAAAGATGTCTTCTACTATCCGGTTACTTCGATTTCCGCTCATCGTTTTAGCAGGAGCATTTGGCGGATTAGGTCTCATTGTCGGATTCGTCTTCATTTTAGCTCATTTAATTCGTTTGAAGTCACTTGGATCGCCATATTTATTACCTTTATACCCATTTCGAGGTGTAAAAACTGCGGAAGGTCTCCTTCGTTTACCGTTTAGTCAAACCGCTGCACGTGCTTCTTTTCTTAGACCGAAAACAAAATGGCGCTATAATCCGGAAAAAGCGAAAACGAAACGTGATGGTGAAAAGAAATGA
- a CDS encoding nitroreductase family protein, which produces MTTYTSIANVIKERRSVRTFTDKAVDKELLIELLNDATWAPNHKNREPWNCKLYIGEGRQKLVDAVLNSFTEEERVKRGKILSDRFLSTPAQIVVYMNEDPRQIPRDEDYAATCAFMQNFQLLAWERGLGCVWKSGGLNYNPLFIEGIGLTGGQRIVGILHIGYFDKAPEGKARTPITEKMEIIEG; this is translated from the coding sequence ATGACTACATATACTTCCATCGCAAATGTGATTAAAGAAAGACGTTCTGTTCGTACATTTACAGATAAAGCAGTAGACAAAGAGCTATTAATTGAACTATTAAACGACGCAACATGGGCACCGAATCATAAAAACCGTGAACCATGGAATTGTAAATTATACATTGGAGAAGGCCGTCAGAAATTAGTAGACGCAGTATTAAACTCTTTCACAGAAGAAGAAAGAGTGAAACGCGGCAAAATTTTATCTGACCGTTTCTTAAGCACACCTGCACAAATCGTTGTATATATGAATGAAGATCCGCGTCAAATTCCACGTGACGAAGATTACGCTGCAACATGTGCATTTATGCAAAACTTCCAATTACTTGCTTGGGAACGCGGCTTAGGATGTGTTTGGAAATCAGGTGGATTAAACTACAATCCACTATTTATAGAAGGAATCGGTTTAACAGGAGGCCAACGCATCGTTGGAATTCTTCATATCGGCTATTTCGATAAAGCACCAGAAGGAAAAGCTCGTACGCCGATTACGGAGAAGATGGAGATTATTGAGGGTTAA
- the spoVR gene encoding stage V sporulation protein SpoVR: MRASEDKALQYAIAEITEIATGFGLDFYPMRYEVCPAEIIYTFGAYGMPTRFSHWSFGKQFFRMKLQYDLGLSKIYELVINSDPCYAFLLDTNSLIQNKLIVAHVLAHCDFFKNNIRFSNTKRDMVESMAATADRVKAYEHKYGKAEVETFLDAVLAIQEHIDPSLMRPKLAWSIEDLEEDVEKKKISQYDDLWNLDDRNKKRERPNMHKKKKIPPQPEKDLLLFIEEYSRELEEWQRDILTMMREEMLYFWPQLETKIMNEGWASYWHQRILREMDLTSGEAIEFAKLNAGVVQPSKTSINPYYLGIKMFEDIEERYNNPTEEMKRRGVKPGSGREKMFEVREIEWDVSFLRNYLNKELVMREDMYLFQRQGKEYKVIDKEWEHVRDQLVNMRTNGGFPYLVVEDGDYLKNGELYIKHSYEGIELDLKYLEKVLPYLHQLWGRTVHMESIVESKGVVFSYDGKMVHRKYV, from the coding sequence ATGAGAGCAAGTGAAGATAAAGCATTGCAATATGCGATTGCGGAAATTACGGAAATTGCGACTGGATTTGGGCTTGATTTTTATCCGATGCGTTATGAAGTATGTCCAGCGGAAATTATTTATACATTTGGTGCATATGGGATGCCGACGAGGTTTTCACATTGGAGTTTTGGAAAGCAATTTTTCAGAATGAAATTACAATACGATTTAGGACTTAGTAAAATTTATGAACTCGTTATTAACTCTGATCCATGTTACGCCTTTTTATTAGATACGAATTCTTTAATTCAAAATAAACTAATCGTGGCGCACGTTTTAGCGCACTGTGATTTCTTTAAAAATAATATTCGTTTTTCGAATACGAAGCGAGACATGGTAGAAAGTATGGCTGCAACAGCGGATCGTGTGAAAGCATATGAGCATAAGTACGGAAAGGCAGAGGTAGAAACATTTTTAGATGCCGTACTTGCCATTCAAGAACATATAGATCCATCACTTATGCGCCCGAAACTTGCATGGAGTATTGAAGATTTAGAAGAGGATGTTGAAAAGAAAAAGATATCACAGTACGATGATTTATGGAATTTAGATGATCGAAACAAAAAGAGGGAAAGACCTAATATGCATAAAAAGAAGAAAATCCCTCCGCAACCAGAAAAAGATTTACTCCTCTTTATTGAAGAATACAGCCGTGAGCTAGAAGAGTGGCAGCGTGACATATTAACGATGATGCGCGAGGAAATGTTATATTTCTGGCCGCAGCTTGAAACGAAGATCATGAATGAAGGCTGGGCTTCGTATTGGCATCAACGCATACTTCGTGAAATGGACTTAACATCTGGTGAAGCAATTGAATTTGCGAAATTAAATGCAGGTGTCGTACAGCCATCAAAAACAAGTATTAATCCATACTACCTCGGTATTAAAATGTTTGAAGATATTGAAGAACGCTACAACAATCCGACAGAAGAAATGAAAAGGCGTGGTGTGAAGCCTGGTTCTGGTCGCGAGAAAATGTTTGAAGTACGGGAAATTGAATGGGACGTATCGTTCCTAAGAAACTACTTAAATAAAGAACTCGTAATGAGAGAAGATATGTACTTATTCCAGCGCCAAGGAAAAGAATATAAAGTAATTGATAAAGAGTGGGAACATGTACGCGATCAACTCGTAAATATGCGTACAAATGGAGGTTTCCCGTACTTAGTAGTAGAAGATGGCGACTACTTAAAGAATGGGGAATTGTACATTAAACATAGCTATGAAGGAATTGAGCTAGATTTAAAATACTTAGAAAAAGTATTACCGTATCTTCATCAGCTATGGGGAAGAACGGTGCATATGGAGTCGATTGTGGAAAGTAAGGGCGTTGTGTTTTCTTATGATGGGAAGATGGTGCATCGGAAGTATGTGTGA
- a CDS encoding neutral/alkaline non-lysosomal ceramidase N-terminal domain-containing protein: protein MSKIGVCKVDITPPVGIDFVGYYRETGINNIEERIYGTIFVFEKDEMKTVFISIDNIGMIVDDTNIIRERVASELHVPVERITVVYTHTHSGPETVGDDPLVQSYKMILVNNVVQGAVTANNNLKLCEVGWGVTTGDIGVNRRERTSDGKAKMGTNIEGIVDKRIGVLTMRNAETEELVGIVVFCTAHPNVLKGDSDVLSADYPGMTREILEKIVNCPVVIVQGAAGNVNAKYRGSREALKQMAYTLSGHVLTMLPIVTYSPIVNLRTISSTMQMRLKDLPEIDEIRRMARSAERQWGVNTDEWLTIVLEKYKQGIRQLSIDLEIQLFQINDGIFSGIPMEPFSETALEMKESLQNELAFFGGYTNGYIGYLPTKEEYAYGGYEVELNPVVYGPVTNLLMPPEENTAELIVQRVTELYNV, encoded by the coding sequence ATGAGCAAAATAGGGGTATGCAAGGTGGATATTACGCCTCCTGTAGGTATTGATTTTGTCGGATATTATAGAGAGACAGGAATAAATAATATTGAAGAGCGTATTTATGGGACAATCTTTGTATTTGAAAAAGATGAAATGAAGACTGTGTTTATAAGTATTGATAATATTGGGATGATAGTAGACGATACGAATATTATTCGTGAACGAGTAGCTAGTGAGCTTCATGTGCCAGTTGAGCGAATAACAGTTGTTTATACTCATACACACTCTGGTCCAGAAACGGTCGGAGATGACCCTCTAGTACAGTCGTATAAAATGATTTTAGTAAATAATGTAGTGCAAGGTGCCGTTACTGCGAATAACAACTTGAAGCTATGTGAAGTTGGATGGGGTGTTACGACAGGTGATATTGGAGTAAACCGAAGAGAGAGAACATCTGATGGAAAAGCGAAGATGGGAACAAATATAGAGGGCATTGTAGATAAACGTATTGGTGTTTTAACAATGAGAAATGCTGAAACGGAGGAGTTAGTTGGGATCGTTGTATTTTGTACTGCTCATCCGAATGTTTTAAAAGGGGATAGCGATGTATTATCAGCGGATTATCCTGGAATGACGAGAGAGATTCTGGAGAAAATAGTAAATTGTCCAGTTGTTATTGTTCAAGGTGCTGCTGGAAATGTGAATGCGAAATATCGCGGTTCAAGGGAAGCATTAAAACAAATGGCTTACACACTTAGTGGACATGTATTAACGATGTTGCCAATAGTTACATACAGCCCAATTGTAAATTTAAGAACGATTTCGAGTACGATGCAAATGAGATTGAAGGATCTGCCCGAAATTGATGAGATACGAAGAATGGCTCGCTCAGCTGAGAGGCAGTGGGGTGTGAATACGGATGAATGGCTTACTATCGTTTTAGAGAAATATAAGCAAGGTATTCGGCAGTTAAGTATCGATTTAGAAATTCAATTGTTTCAAATTAATGATGGTATATTCTCTGGAATACCGATGGAACCTTTTTCAGAAACTGCTTTAGAAATGAAAGAGAGTCTTCAAAATGAACTAGCTTTCTTTGGTGGCTATACGAATGGATATATTGGTTACTTACCGACAAAAGAGGAGTATGCATATGGTGGATATGAAGTGGAATTAAATCCTGTTGTGTATGGGCCAGTTACAAACTTGTTGATGCCGCCAGAGGAGAATACGGCAGAGCTGATCGTGCAGAGAGTTACGGAATTATATAATGTATAA
- a CDS encoding MarR family winged helix-turn-helix transcriptional regulator, translating to MDHQTFNELDLTSLLSLSFSTLITELHDKLSELGFEDIRPAHGFMFKRILPNGATGIELAEYLGVSKQAISKMVDSLENSGYVTRQTHPTDKRGKIIVLTERGLAVMQAKEEIIAEIEQRWIANIGAERMQMLKEDLTTFVTKENTGKLSSSIRPVW from the coding sequence ATGGATCATCAAACATTTAACGAATTAGATCTCACTTCACTTTTATCATTATCGTTCAGCACATTAATTACTGAACTACATGACAAATTAAGTGAATTGGGATTTGAAGATATTAGGCCAGCGCATGGTTTTATGTTCAAACGCATCCTTCCTAATGGGGCAACTGGTATAGAACTAGCTGAATATTTAGGGGTTTCAAAACAAGCTATAAGTAAAATGGTAGATTCTCTTGAAAACAGTGGTTATGTCACGCGCCAAACGCATCCTACTGATAAAAGAGGTAAAATCATTGTTTTAACCGAACGTGGTTTAGCAGTAATGCAAGCAAAAGAAGAAATAATAGCTGAAATAGAACAACGATGGATTGCAAATATAGGTGCAGAACGAATGCAAATGCTTAAAGAGGATTTAACAACATTCGTTACTAAAGAAAATACAGGAAAATTATCATCAAGCATACGACCTGTTTGGTGA
- a CDS encoding DUF3238 domain-containing protein has product MVNIVKIRGSVFAPYASLEPIKDPATGRVFEYAGDAREFTPCAVNTKRSRLEQEVNIDFYKREIFTYADACIVTVKITNPDGSIEYQKGETSTENIACTNIVWSEDEVSFEMRASASNPLNAAAPAADYFLTIRVNESGAVHVEGVHDGFPCYEFYKQIDFGSFELIYTHDFRETDDTPAALAGEMEYSFKTKI; this is encoded by the coding sequence ATGGTTAATATCGTTAAAATTAGAGGAAGTGTATTTGCACCATATGCATCGCTGGAACCTATTAAGGATCCTGCAACAGGAAGAGTGTTTGAATATGCTGGGGATGCACGGGAGTTTACACCATGCGCTGTGAACACAAAGCGTTCAAGATTAGAACAAGAAGTGAATATTGATTTTTATAAAAGAGAGATTTTCACATATGCAGATGCTTGTATCGTCACTGTGAAGATTACAAATCCAGATGGCTCAATTGAGTATCAAAAAGGAGAAACAAGTACAGAAAACATTGCATGTACAAATATTGTATGGAGTGAAGATGAAGTTTCATTTGAAATGAGAGCAAGTGCAAGTAATCCGTTAAACGCGGCAGCACCTGCAGCAGATTATTTTTTGACTATACGGGTTAATGAAAGTGGCGCTGTGCACGTTGAAGGTGTACATGATGGTTTCCCTTGCTATGAATTTTATAAACAAATAGACTTTGGTTCATTTGAATTAATATATACACATGATTTCAGAGAAACGGATGATACCCCAGCAGCACTAGCTGGAGAAATGGAATATAGCTTTAAAACGAAAATCTAG
- a CDS encoding DUF3238 domain-containing protein — protein MTNIVKIRASVFIPMSWTEPRKDVKTGKVIQFEGDSREFTPHAVNTMRSRVEQEVVVDFYKEEVFSYANTGITTEKVTNPDGSVNKRTGKASTENIVCTDIVWNSDGVQFKMSASASNPLNVYAPPVDYLLTVCVKKDGSIDIQGEHDGFPCFEFYKQVDFGLFEQIYTHDFRKTGDTAEALGGEMDYSFTKRL, from the coding sequence ATGACGAATATCGTTAAAATTAGAGCCAGTGTATTTATTCCAATGTCTTGGACGGAACCGAGGAAGGATGTAAAAACAGGAAAAGTAATTCAATTTGAAGGTGATTCACGTGAATTTACACCACATGCGGTAAATACTATGCGCTCTAGAGTTGAGCAAGAGGTAGTAGTGGATTTTTATAAAGAAGAAGTGTTTTCATATGCGAACACGGGGATTACGACAGAGAAGGTTACAAATCCAGATGGTTCGGTGAATAAAAGAACAGGAAAAGCGAGTACTGAAAATATTGTGTGTACTGATATTGTATGGAATTCTGACGGTGTCCAATTCAAAATGAGTGCAAGTGCTAGTAATCCGTTAAATGTGTATGCCCCTCCTGTGGACTATTTATTAACTGTATGTGTGAAAAAGGATGGCAGTATCGATATTCAAGGAGAACATGATGGATTCCCTTGTTTCGAATTTTATAAGCAAGTAGATTTCGGTTTATTTGAACAAATTTATACACATGATTTTAGAAAAACTGGTGATACAGCTGAAGCGTTAGGTGGAGAGATGGATTATAGTTTTACAAAGAGATTATAG